The sequence ATCTGAGAAAGTTCAGCCATGCTAGAAGAAACCTCAGAGATATAGTTTGGTTTTACCGGGAGCTTGAATCCAAAGTGCAGCAAGACTACGAGCAGCTCAACACAAGAAGGCAGCAGAGATTACAACATTTCACCAAATCTACTCCAGCAGAGAACGTCCAACAGCGTCACTGTAAGCGAAGTAATATAGAGCACATCAAGCTGCAGGTGGGCGGCACACACCGTGTGGAGGAAGCGTCTTTAACAGAAGCATCACTcgttttctctctcctctctcgcAACTCGGAGCTGCTGCAATGATGTGCAATTCCTTCAGAAGCGCCACAGAAAAGGAGCGGGCTGCCGTTCACGTTTGAGCTCAGAGTCATGTTGCTTTCTGCGCCGCTTTGCTGTCCGTATCGTCTCTCACCGACGGGCTTCGTCAAAGCTGAAACTCGGATTTTGCTCGTCAGCACTTGCTAGCTGGTGCATAATTAAGTCATTTAACACACGTAACTCCTGTTTACAGTGAGTAGATGAATACAGTACGAATCCAACGTACGGCACGCTTCAaaagcattttacaaaacaaaaaatttaaaaatactccaCTTTATACATAGAAAGTGAACAACTCTGAACAAAATCATGCGGCTCAATCATTCTCAccatccctctctctctctctctctcacacacacacacacacacacgcacgcccacacacacacgcatacacacacacacccagtaAGGCTTTAGGGTTTCAGAACATTTTGAGCATGTCATGCAAACACCAGTGACATGTTGATACCATGCTGCTGGTAATGCTCTAAtctcatatatttaaaaaaaagtaacacattTACATGCACACTGATAATACAGAGGCACTACGGCTAAAGACTGGTTGCATACGTCGAcgactgactttaaaaaaaacatttacagggTTCAATGAGTTTAATGAACTTGTCTTTTGTCCTCCTGCCAACATCACTCAAAATGTGCTTAAGCAGCGTTCAAAGTTCGACCGAACATGTACTAATTTAATAGGCTTGattaaagtggagaaaaaatgACCATTTAAGAGCGTTTAAGCTGATATGAGAGCCCAATAAGGTATCAGCAGTCAGACTGACGACAGTCATGTACCAATTTAGTGAGTGCCTGTTGCTTGGTTGCACAAGATTTAATCAGGTTGCCCACACTgggcagctgcagctggaaaatCAATCATGAGGTTAAACAAGCTTCATCAAACAGATAGATATGTTACATTTATTACTGCAAACACTAATCTGTTGTTCACCCACACCATATAAAATCCTAATCAGAGCGTccaactgtttgttttgtttttccttggaGATTTCCAGAAGCTGTttgaatctgaataaaatagTTTCTAATTCTAATGGAGTTGCAAGACGGAGTTTAACTCAAGTGAAATCCCCCAAAGCAGCAATATCATGATGCATTTGCCTCTGATCCTATTGCTGTTTTATGCTCTAAATAAATGCAtctgtttgatattttcttcctcttccttttaaACTAGCGTTTATATCACCAGAGTGCATTTTACCTGAGTGgtagtatttttgtttaccttttaaTCGAGAATATATGTATTAGGGTCAAATTGTGTCAACTGTCCTTGATACAAGATTGTAATATTTCAAACAATgggatatgttttttttatctcctcacCCACTAGAAATGTGTggttgtgtatttatttatgtattttttgcacaGGCATGTATCACTTGTTTTCTTAGGGTTAATGTGCGTTCATGTAgggaaatattgtttaaatagtTCTGTAATTACAATATTTAACTGTAGAAAAAATGTAAGACAGTTTATGCTGAGCTATGGATGCAGCCTTTTAAGGGACACCAGttaaaactatatttacatACAGTAATATTTAGAGTTTTGAGCTTATCTGCTATCCAATATAAAAAGgctaaataatattattattcgTCAAAAGAGATTGCTATTCAAGTTTAATCCAGGCTCACAATGcatctctttgttttcttttcacagtcCTGTACAGTTTTCCTCTAACTCAGCATCACAAAACCCTTCTAAATCTGTCCTGAGACATAATCTCAGAAAATGACATTTGGTTTGACAACAACCTTATTTGAGGAAATGCTGTTTACATATTAGCATAATCTTCTGATATGTAGGCATGTTTATCAGCATGTAAGCTGAAGCCTGGATATCAGGCATCCATGATCTGTTGCTTGCAGAGATCTAGACAATAGATTTCACAATACATCTGAAAAAATCTATTGTATTTTCATGACATAATCCTGATCCTTGATGTTTGACTCTTCTTCTTTATCAAATTGTTATTATatagatttagatttgtttgtttttcatcacatCTTTTCACAATGCTGAAATTCGGATAAATAAGATAACTGCACATTTATGAAATAATCTTGTATTAATTGATTTAGAATTACTGGTGCCAGCGTTTTACTTCATATCTTTTTATATAGGGAATTTTCAGTTTGTCAAAATATATTCTAATAAACCTTTATTGGGAGCCTCCAAAGCAAgaattattttgtgattttaaacaGGCATCTCAATATTAGCATAATCAGTTTTggagaaaaaactaattattctGAAGCGAGGGTTTTAAAGAAGACAGCTGAAAATTTTCCCCCCAAAGTATGTTCTCCACTGTTCTTGGAAATGTATGATTTCTAATCAGTAGATTTAAAGatatatttacagaaattaaaactaCAGCAGATATGGCAAAGAAGCTCTAATTTAGTTCTATATTGATGTTGGACAAAGTAGGTATGTTGAGGTAatggattttaatatttctaagtGAGATTTTTAGACCCCCAAATATTTATACTCAAGCTGACAGCTAATGAATGATATTTGAAGCAGAAACCGAGTGCAGTAACAGGATGCTACATAAATGACCGTATAAATGCGACGTAGTCAAAAACAGGTCTGTTTTTGATGCTTTGACCTTGGTTGGATCTGGTCTGTGAACGCAAAACTGGCATGGTGCGGTACTGATGAAGAAGCAGGTATTGGTTGTTGTGtaacatttctaattttgagTGTTTTAATCAAGTTTAATCAGATCATTGCAGTCCTTTGCTTAATCAATCATATTGTAATTCCATTTTTGATGTGCATGTAAATGTGGGCACTCTTTTCACTCCTTGCCTTCCCCCCGTGCAGATCAAAGGATCATTTGCACATCAGGATCTAGGGCCACTTCAAAGCGCGCACTCGTTCACAAAAGCATCTCTGTGCTGGCAGATGGTGGAGGCGACGTAAAAATCCTGCGCTGCCGCGGATTTCGGTCacattacaataataaaaccaCAACGAGGACGTCGGCGCTGGAGGACAGGAGACAGCCTGACGCACAGGTGCCGTCCAACCTTTGAACCAGTAGGGCCTTGCTCGGGACACTCGGCCGGGAGAAGTGCTCAGAATGGAGAGCTTTCATCTGCCACATTCATCTGGTGCTGTTGGGTTCAGTTTGGTTCGATGAGAATCCATTTTAAGGAGAAGAAGCGAATTAAATCCTCCATTTGTGTACACCAAGGAGGTCGTTCTCTGAGCTTATGGTAAAAACCTTTCTTCTTCATAGATTCTTCTTCCTTAAAGTCAATGAGTGAGGGAGAAAACGGTGCAAACACCAAAGTACAGCTTCAGCCAGAAGAGGTTCTGTGGAAAGGTTACAAGCGGTTAATAGCTTACCTGCAATAAACAACTCTTGGCATCTTTATTAATTATAAACGCAAGTTTGTTGGTCCCAGAGCCTGAAGCTAACAGCTGGTCTAACCAGGGCCAAGCATGTTTCAGGTCAGAAACAGCTTTGACAGAACTAGGTCAGGAGAGGACCCACACAGAACCTTAGAGCTTTAACATGATGGGAAAATTAGGCAAATTAAGGAAATAGATctcagttttttgtgtttttctctcttcttatGTTTCACGAAAATCATTGCCGTTGCGCTGCCTCCACTTCCTGTGTAAAATGTAAGTAATCACAGATGACTCTGTAATTAAAATCAAGTTTTCATAAACCACAGTGCTGTTTTTGAGATCTGAGTAGTTTCAAGACTGTGGAAATCCACTTTGGTCGGTAATTTCAGACTAGCTTCAGCTTCAGCCACGTTGACTGACTGATCTGGATTTAAACTAAAGTAAGATGCCTAAAGAGTCATCTACAGTAGGTAAGATGATAACTGCTTGTAAACCTTTAGCAGACCTGCTTTTTGAAAATCCCAAGTTATCAACTTAAGCTCCATCTGCTGTGGTTTTAGAGTCCTGAGAGCAGCTTTGCTAGTGGTACCTCCCTCTCTCCCAGCAGCGTGTCCCTCTTCAGGCTGGTGCCCTTGTTCACCACCTTGAACTTCACAGAAAGGTTCTTCACCTGAACAGAGCTGATGGAGTCAAAGAAGAAGTCCTCATTGAAGACTGGGTTGCGGCTGTTCTTGATGATGTTGCTCCTCTGCTTCTGCAGCTTGCCTGGATTCAGGTACACAGACACGCAGCAGTTGATGCTTTTGATGTCGACGTGCTTGTCGTACAGACTCTCAGCCACCAGGACTCGGATGAGCAGGCGTGACGTGCCGGCGTCGTGGTTGGCGCTGATCCTCACCGTGCCTCCCTTGTGGAGGTTGATGGTGTGCTCCCGCTGGAGGCCGTGGTCGGACGCTCCTCCGGCACCGTGAAGGGACGGGACGCGGAGCCGCCGCTGGATGTTGGGGCTGGGCTCGGCCGAGCTGCACTCGTCTGTTGACAGGGAGCTGTGGCGAGCCAGCGTCCGCTTGGCTTTCACCACTTTGGCCTGCGTCTCATGCGTGAAGATCTTGAGGAGGGATGCGGAGCGGGACAGCAACGGAGAGCTGAAGGGAGAGGACTCAGCGGAAGAGCAGGTGTCACTTTCTCCACCACTGAAGTACCGGTAGGGGTTCATGTGGGAGGTGTTGCAGTCAGCGGGGGTCAGATGGTTCCCTGTCTCACTGCCCTTCCCTGGAGTCTTCCTCTGGGTGTTTGGAGAAGTGATGGGACTAGTCAGCTCACAGTGGAACAGGGACTCTTTGCGTCGAGTGTGGGGGCTCTCCTTCAGGGTCGCGAAGCCATAAGATGTCTGAGTTTTGGGAACGTATGGCAGAGACATCGCGGTCTGCGACTGGGGGTCTGCATTGGTGTCCCCAGCCACGACGTCATCCGCACTCTCTATCTGGATGATGTGGCGGTTCGCTGCTCTCAGCAGGTTCTTTGTATCTCCTGCAATCTTGGCCACCAGGCGAGGGCTCCTCGGGCTGCTGatcttcctgttgctgctgatGGTTTGCTCAGAAGCGGACGGCTGCAGCCCCTCTTGGGGCTTGATGCTCGGCGCCTCGGGCTCTGGAGGGCAGCTGACCAGCTTTGGGGGGATGAAGAATTCTGGGATCTTGTCGGGAGTGAGCACGTTGCTGTACGGTGCAGTGGCAGCCTTTCTGTCACCGTTGCCTCCTTGTCTCAGTACACTGGTCTCCATCGAGCCACGGATCTTATCCAGAACCCACATTTTCCCACCAGGCAGTGGCAGGAGCAGGGGAGCAGGTTTCACCCAGGAGCCTCTGTAATTAATAACAAACATTGAATGGAGAGAAGTGTAAATAAGCACTCCAACAGAGAGAGGAGATAAAAACACCTGAATGCTGAAGAGCTGAAACACAGTCTGCAATTAAACTCCCATGTGTTTGCTGAAACATGTCAATAAAGCCGTTTTCAATATGGGTACGAGttatgaaaacccaaaatttaaCTTTCCTtaaatttggaatattttatatGGCCAAAAGGAAATATATCTTTAAGCAGAAACTGTCATGTTACAGTTACATAATGGCACAATAATGGACAAGATTAGTTGACAGTTGTCCAGCCGACAGTCACTGAGTTCCTTCAAAAAGAGGTAAAACCACAAAAGATAATTGACAAAAGAGTTGTTTCCAAGCATATTAATGACaaattaaatgaagaaaaagcgtttaaacaacagaggagtttggactattttttttttttttaaagccaatcTAGGACAACTCATGTACATGTGGAAACTGGTACATGTGGAAACATGTACCAGTTTCCCTGAATCAATGCTATTTATTGCTCTGCAGGACCGTGTGACCCAAAGCCCAAAGAAAATCTATGTGGTATTGTCAAAAATGACATCGGAGACACTAAACCCAACAATGCAGACATGATGAAGGTCTCCATTAAAGCAAACTGGGGTTATCTAATGCCAGCCTCCAAGCCACATCAAATTGTTGCATTCAGCAGAAATTTGCAAAGAATCAGCTATCAgcaaaaaaatgtccaaacttttttctaaactaaaaaatacagttttgtttatatGCATTGTTTTATGTGAATAACACGTGATTTTTATATGCATGAAATTAAATGCGATTTGCACTTATTATACATGAAAGAACAAATGgacatttctctcattttctttttttccatgtgactatcatattttaaaactgtcattctGTTTAAATGCATATCGAGAATAAACAGTCACATAAGGCAAATTAGATCAGTTTAATCTGGTTGTAATTTGAACAGCAAGTGGCTGCAATGGacaatatgaaataaaatgctctTTCCAAAATATCTGGATAAAATTCATGCATATCGACTTCAAAACGGGGAATAAATGAAACCCTGGAGATGTGATATTATTTTAAGCAATTTAAACGGCGTCAATAAGATAACTATTCCGGTTATTCCGAAAATCAAGTAAGCTGCATTAACATTAACTTCGGGGATAAATAACATTATCCTGAGAGAaggggaaaataagaaaaagtctGCCACTGCACCTCAGTgttctttctattttattttattttatttaagtgatttcacataacagaacaaaatgcatttaatacTGGTAAACTAGTCTGagtaaatgcatattttattaacTGGGATTGTTAAATAAACtaatagttttctttctgccatatctaaagtatttttattttaaaaagttacaaacgACAACGCGGCTCAACAGGTGCGCAAACAGCTTCCTCTCTCCATCTCCGCTGCTCCCCAAACCGTATAGGCTACATTTCGTTTCGGTGCAAAGTTAAATCAACTCATAGTTCATATGGATGTACTCACAAGCTTGTTTCAGAGCGTCgcgtcctttttttttttttgcgctcCTCTGCGTGTGGTCCTGCAGTGACAGGTGTTTTCTCTGGACACACGGCCGTGGTGTGAGCTCCGTGGCGCGGCTGCTCTGCGCCCTTACGCTCGGTCTCCGCTCCTGAGCTCCTGTGGTGCGTTTTTATGGACAGCACAGAAGCTTCGGCTGACCAATAAGATCCACCTGTGGCACTCCGTGTTCTCCCAGTAGAACCAGTAAGAGGAGCACTGGTTGCGTCTGAAGTTACACAAGTGTAATAGAGCTTGTTTTATGCAGCCCAAACTCTACTTCATCTTTGTAATtactgtttgctttgtttgtttgtttttttctgggaaatgtttttgatttggtTTCTGTTGCATCTATTTTTGAGTGCATCGGTGATTCTCAAGGCAAGACAGGATATGTGAGAGCGTCCCcaaatcaaaaaaaaagaactctcCAGGCTGCAAATGGCTTCAGCTTTTGTGCGTCAACACATAGATTAAGAACAGGTTGGTGTTCGGGAGGATATAAATACACACGCAGCGCAGCAGAAAATAAGTGCTGCGGGTTTcgtctttttctttgtctctccaTCTTTGGGTTTAAACCAGCTGATCGGTTTCCCAGGTAGCTGCTATGGCAACAAACCTACATTTGTCTAAAACAGGATGGGCCCCATGACTTCATTGATCTgaggaacaaaaaaagcactttatttGTCCAGATTGCCTGGTTTGGAGCTCAAGTGTCGTGGATCATGCGGACTGAGTGGCGCAGCAGCCTCTGCTTCGCCACAGATCACCAACTCCTCTGTGTTTACTTGGCGGAAATTTTTGCTCCTTTGAACTTcataaaagtggaaaaatcaACACGTTTTCAAGACGTTCAAAATCACGCTGCTATATTTCATTGTATTGTTAGGTTTCTGATGGAAAAGAAACTGAATAATAATGCATTTATGTTTACCAAACAACAAGTAACTtcctgggctgcacagtggcgcagttggtagcactgttgccttgcagtagGAAGGTCCttggtttgattcccagccgggtctttctgcgtggagtttgcatgttctccctgtgcatgtgtgggttctctctgggtactcccacagtccaaaaacatgactgttaggttaattggtctctctaagtTCCCCctaagtgtgtgtgcatggttgtgtgtcctgtctgtttctgtgttgcctggtgacctgtccagcaACCCGCTCCT comes from Gambusia affinis linkage group LG10, SWU_Gaff_1.0, whole genome shotgun sequence and encodes:
- the LOC122838818 gene encoding C2 calcium-dependent domain-containing protein 4C; this encodes MWVLDKIRGSMETSVLRQGGNGDRKAATAPYSNVLTPDKIPEFFIPPKLVSCPPEPEAPSIKPQEGLQPSASEQTISSNRKISSPRSPRLVAKIAGDTKNLLRAANRHIIQIESADDVVAGDTNADPQSQTAMSLPYVPKTQTSYGFATLKESPHTRRKESLFHCELTSPITSPNTQRKTPGKGSETGNHLTPADCNTSHMNPYRYFSGGESDTCSSAESSPFSSPLLSRSASLLKIFTHETQAKVVKAKRTLARHSSLSTDECSSAEPSPNIQRRLRVPSLHGAGGASDHGLQREHTINLHKGGTVRISANHDAGTSRLLIRVLVAESLYDKHVDIKSINCCVSVYLNPGKLQKQRSNIIKNSRNPVFNEDFFFDSISSVQVKNLSVKFKVVNKGTSLKRDTLLGEREVPLAKLLSGL